The proteins below come from a single Streptomyces sp. SCSIO 75703 genomic window:
- a CDS encoding transaldolase family protein, translated as MTMGTCPAGGGALAQLTAEGVALWLDDWHRGRAAGGGLGRLVEAGLVRGAVSRPAAVVRALADGTAYRGQLEDLQRSGVPAEERAYALIAEDARAACAALEPVFRSTRGMHGWVSVGLAPRLASDAGATVGHALRLARTVGRPNLLVRVPAAGRGMAAAGDLLARGVGVHLTSVFSVRRYAEAVDVYFRGLERAAATGAPHSAVTSLVSVDVGHLDAGVDALLDASGDPFAAGLRGTAGTATAQLLYRRYEESLGCPQWRTLAAGGALPQRLLWTSEHTPEEPRAALDRVERLIAWMTLHALPEGALGALERRSGFHGDTVSGRHGPACRVLDGLERTGVLLDSVARHLEQAALDRELAAWEALLSAVGTR; from the coding sequence ATGACCATGGGGACGTGCCCGGCCGGTGGCGGTGCCCTGGCCCAGCTCACGGCGGAGGGGGTCGCGCTCTGGCTGGACGACTGGCACCGCGGCCGGGCGGCCGGGGGCGGTCTGGGGAGACTGGTCGAGGCCGGGCTGGTGCGCGGCGCCGTGTCCCGGCCGGCGGCCGTGGTGCGGGCGCTCGCCGACGGCACCGCCTACCGCGGCCAGTTGGAGGATCTCCAGCGGTCCGGGGTGCCGGCCGAGGAGCGGGCCTACGCGCTGATCGCCGAGGACGCCCGTGCGGCCTGTGCCGCGCTGGAGCCGGTGTTCCGGTCGACGCGGGGCATGCACGGCTGGGTCTCCGTGGGGCTCGCGCCCCGCCTCGCCTCGGACGCCGGGGCCACCGTCGGCCACGCCCTGCGTCTCGCGCGGACGGTGGGGCGGCCGAACCTGCTGGTCCGGGTGCCCGCCGCGGGCCGGGGCATGGCCGCCGCCGGCGACCTGCTCGCCCGCGGCGTCGGCGTGCACCTCACGTCCGTGTTCTCCGTGCGGCGCTACGCGGAGGCCGTGGACGTCTACTTCCGGGGCCTGGAACGCGCCGCGGCCACCGGCGCCCCGCACTCCGCCGTCACCTCCCTGGTCTCCGTGGACGTCGGCCACCTCGACGCCGGGGTCGACGCCCTGCTGGACGCCTCGGGGGACCCCTTTGCCGCCGGACTGCGCGGCACCGCCGGCACGGCGACGGCCCAACTGCTGTACCGGCGCTACGAGGAGAGCCTCGGCTGCCCCCAGTGGCGTACCCTCGCGGCCGGTGGCGCCCTCCCCCAGCGCCTGCTGTGGACCTCGGAGCACACACCGGAGGAACCGCGGGCGGCGCTGGACCGGGTGGAACGGCTGATCGCCTGGATGACCCTGCACGCCCTGCCCGAGGGCGCCCTGGGCGCGCTGGAGCGCCGCTCCGGGTTCCACGGGGACACCGTGAGCGGGCGGCACGGCCCCGCCTGCCGCGTCCTGGACGGGCTGGAGCGCACGGGCGTCCTCCTCGACTCGGTCGCCCGCCATCTGGAACAGGCGGCGCTGGACCGTGAACTGGCCGCCTGGGAAGCCCTGTTGTCGGCGGTGGGGACGCGGTAG
- a CDS encoding methyltransferase, which yields MSEITSYLRSIERSRDSMRPEHRPGVFSLRGRQWDLLDTVFSPPHAGTTEIVLDLLGLGTPAAPPWRGAFCEIGSGTGVVAVTAALAGCERVVACDINPEAVANTARNARRHGVGHRVHCVHSDLFAGLPDESYDTIVWSSPYVRAPEDHRFGSPLERAYVDPGYAAHRRYVEEAPRRLTRGGRALLHFSSRGDLDALARIAAEAGRRLSVRERHAVVDRGDPVEHYLLEISPGAVAGTWPWDVDAGGVPEQAGAPSGT from the coding sequence ATGTCCGAGATCACCAGTTACCTGCGGTCGATCGAGCGCAGTCGTGACTCCATGCGGCCGGAACACCGGCCCGGGGTCTTCAGCCTGCGCGGGCGCCAGTGGGACCTGCTCGACACGGTGTTCTCACCCCCGCACGCGGGCACCACGGAGATCGTGCTCGACCTGCTGGGCCTCGGCACCCCGGCCGCCCCGCCCTGGCGCGGCGCCTTCTGCGAGATCGGCTCCGGCACCGGCGTCGTCGCGGTCACCGCCGCCCTCGCCGGCTGCGAACGGGTCGTCGCCTGCGACATCAACCCGGAGGCCGTGGCCAACACCGCGCGCAACGCGCGCCGTCACGGCGTCGGCCACCGCGTCCACTGCGTGCACAGCGACCTCTTCGCCGGGCTGCCCGACGAGTCGTACGACACCATCGTGTGGAGCTCCCCCTACGTGCGGGCGCCCGAGGACCACCGGTTCGGCTCACCGCTGGAACGGGCCTACGTCGATCCCGGGTACGCGGCCCACCGCCGCTACGTGGAGGAGGCGCCGCGCCGGCTGACCCGCGGCGGGCGGGCCCTGCTGCACTTCAGCAGCCGGGGGGACCTCGACGCGCTGGCCCGGATCGCCGCGGAGGCGGGGCGGCGGCTGAGCGTGCGGGAACGGCACGCGGTCGTCGACCGGGGGGACCCGGTCGAGCACTACCTGCTGGAGATCAGCCCCGGCGCGGTCGCGGGGACGTGGCCGTGGGACGTGGACGCCGGCGGTGTGCCGGAGCAGGCCGGGGCGCCGTCCGGGACGTGA
- a CDS encoding helix-turn-helix domain-containing protein, with protein MSDAMSVLELLAEGAAPERFEELLGCARQANPGADLAELDRAVRLAARVQALIGHAQRREAGLSVLVDTAHDLTLVHGVDALLHEITRRARRLLNLDMAYIGLLDSRGGDTAAIRVAEGETTSRSVGLKTTADAGLGSLVQRTGAPAWTPDYRADRDIPHSAEIDGVVRAEGLRAMLAVPLGHGTRVFGTLYGADRKVRHFTPDEISLMRSLGKLAGVAFERARLLEDARAEVTELERDTSRARSSLSEQRRVEAAYIRLIDLVLSGCDPQPLAEAAARELSGVLVVRDCVGRTVVVTGTAPELPEEEFLRWTYDAHAAGRPVPVPGGWVAPVTAGGENLGSVVLVTPEALTDGFGVRLLQLTARAVALILLLQRTSAVAHDQIRDELFEELLSDVIPQPRRLTHRARRLGIALDTPHVVVVARPEGGPGGRAAAWASSYAHRVRGLARFREGRATLLVPGDDPLAAAHAVSRELTPLAGHPVTVGAAGPVANPDGVARAHREAASCLDALTELGNLGCAATPQQMGFLGVLLSETHGVDDYIASVIGPVLDYDAARFTELTHTLDAYFASSASPTRAASDLHVHPNTVSRRLERITELLGPDWQSPERSLEIQLALRLHRTRRTLQHRRPTAGPPRDAGRPPV; from the coding sequence GTGTCCGACGCCATGTCCGTGCTGGAACTGCTCGCCGAGGGAGCGGCGCCGGAGCGCTTCGAGGAACTGCTCGGCTGCGCACGGCAGGCGAACCCCGGCGCGGACCTCGCGGAACTCGACCGGGCGGTCCGCCTCGCCGCCCGCGTCCAGGCCCTCATCGGCCATGCCCAGCGGCGCGAGGCCGGGCTCTCGGTGCTCGTCGACACCGCGCACGACCTCACCCTCGTGCACGGGGTGGACGCCCTGCTGCACGAGATCACCCGGCGGGCCCGGCGATTACTCAACCTGGACATGGCCTACATCGGGCTGCTGGACTCGCGGGGCGGCGACACCGCCGCCATCCGGGTCGCCGAGGGGGAGACCACCTCGCGCAGCGTGGGCCTCAAGACCACCGCGGACGCCGGTCTCGGCAGCCTCGTCCAGCGCACCGGCGCCCCCGCTTGGACCCCCGACTACCGGGCCGACCGGGACATCCCGCACTCCGCCGAGATCGACGGGGTGGTCCGGGCCGAGGGGCTGCGCGCCATGCTGGCGGTGCCGCTCGGGCACGGCACCCGCGTCTTCGGGACCCTCTACGGCGCCGACCGCAAGGTCCGCCACTTCACGCCCGACGAGATCAGCCTCATGCGCTCCCTCGGCAAGCTCGCCGGGGTCGCCTTCGAACGGGCCCGGCTGCTGGAGGACGCTCGCGCCGAGGTGACCGAGCTGGAACGGGACACCTCCCGGGCGCGCAGCAGCCTCAGCGAGCAGCGCCGGGTGGAGGCCGCCTACATCCGGCTGATCGATCTGGTGCTCAGCGGCTGCGACCCCCAGCCCCTCGCCGAGGCCGCGGCCCGCGAGTTGTCGGGTGTGCTGGTGGTGCGCGACTGCGTCGGGCGGACCGTGGTGGTCACGGGCACCGCGCCGGAACTGCCCGAGGAGGAGTTCCTGCGCTGGACGTACGACGCCCACGCGGCGGGCCGCCCGGTGCCGGTGCCCGGGGGCTGGGTCGCACCCGTCACCGCGGGCGGCGAGAACCTCGGCTCGGTCGTGCTGGTCACCCCGGAGGCGCTGACGGACGGTTTCGGGGTGCGGCTGCTCCAGCTCACCGCGCGGGCCGTCGCCCTGATCCTGCTGCTCCAGCGCACCTCGGCCGTCGCGCACGACCAGATCCGCGACGAGTTGTTCGAGGAGTTGCTGAGCGACGTCATCCCGCAGCCGCGCCGGCTGACGCACCGGGCCCGGCGCCTGGGCATCGCCCTGGACACGCCGCACGTGGTGGTGGTCGCCCGGCCCGAGGGCGGGCCGGGGGGCCGGGCCGCCGCGTGGGCCTCCTCGTACGCGCACCGGGTCCGCGGGCTGGCCCGGTTCCGCGAGGGGCGGGCGACGCTCCTGGTGCCCGGGGACGACCCCCTCGCCGCGGCCCACGCGGTGTCCCGGGAGCTGACACCGCTCGCCGGGCATCCCGTCACCGTCGGGGCGGCGGGCCCGGTGGCGAACCCGGACGGGGTGGCCAGGGCCCACCGGGAGGCGGCGAGCTGCCTGGACGCGCTGACCGAACTGGGCAACCTCGGCTGCGCGGCCACCCCTCAGCAGATGGGGTTCCTCGGGGTGCTGCTCTCCGAGACCCACGGCGTCGACGACTACATCGCCTCGGTGATCGGCCCGGTCCTGGACTACGACGCGGCGCGGTTCACCGAGCTGACGCACACGCTGGACGCGTACTTCGCCTCCTCCGCGAGTCCGACCCGGGCCGCCTCGGACCTGCACGTGCACCCGAACACGGTCTCCCGGCGGCTGGAGCGGATCACCGAACTCCTCGGCCCGGACTGGCAGTCGCCGGAACGGTCCCTGGAGATCCAGCTCGCCCTGCGGCTGCACCGCACCCGGCGCACCCTCCAGCACCGGCGTCCCACGGCCGGCCCGCCGCGGGACGCCGGCCGCCCCCCGGTCTGA
- a CDS encoding transposase, producing MTTTTATSITTKPEPATATVRTAPTVRTMTVVSGDHAGHRPSRRTLRGRGPRGGPALADGDEICAVLFASLRRSDQRQRARHYLSGLLEAQGRKTIRNIAALTDGAPGEQSLHHFISDSTWDWAPIRAALADHVARVLRPRAWVVRPLFIPKAGEHSVGVGRQPAPDGGPALNGQLAYGTWASSEETSVPVQWRLHLPDPWLADAGRRHRAEIPDSAAAETPDECAAVAALSVVGRVEGPPRPVVLDVPVTDLAASVRRFTAARVPLVVRIGAHDRVAVDDRALPGHRSGTVPARRLMESVRHLRRPVESGAGPGRLAAAALRVRLPGPGAGPELLLVGEWRPGGRAPAALWLAAPATASARDVLRSARCAGRAELDERQTGERVGVRDFEGRSFRGWHRHMTLASVAHAVTALDGADGPPTGGGLLSA from the coding sequence ATGACCACGACGACCGCGACCTCGATCACCACGAAGCCGGAGCCGGCCACGGCCACCGTCCGGACCGCGCCCACGGTCAGGACCATGACGGTCGTGTCCGGTGACCACGCGGGCCACCGTCCTTCGCGCCGTACGCTCCGGGGACGCGGTCCCCGCGGCGGCCCCGCCCTCGCCGACGGCGACGAGATCTGCGCCGTGCTCTTCGCCTCGTTACGCCGCAGCGACCAGCGACAGCGGGCCCGGCACTACCTGAGCGGCCTGCTGGAGGCGCAGGGCCGCAAGACGATCCGGAACATCGCCGCCCTGACCGACGGGGCCCCGGGGGAGCAGAGCCTGCACCACTTCATCAGCGACTCCACCTGGGACTGGGCCCCCATCCGCGCGGCCCTCGCCGACCACGTCGCCCGCGTCCTGCGGCCCCGCGCCTGGGTGGTCCGGCCGCTCTTCATCCCCAAGGCCGGCGAACACTCGGTGGGGGTGGGGCGGCAGCCGGCCCCCGACGGCGGACCGGCCCTCAACGGCCAACTGGCCTACGGGACCTGGGCCTCCTCGGAGGAGACCAGCGTGCCCGTCCAGTGGCGGCTGCACCTGCCGGACCCCTGGCTCGCCGACGCCGGCCGGCGGCACCGGGCGGAGATCCCCGACAGCGCCGCCGCCGAGACCCCCGACGAATGCGCCGCCGTCGCGGCGCTCTCCGTCGTCGGCCGCGTGGAAGGGCCGCCGCGCCCCGTCGTGCTGGACGTGCCCGTGACCGATCTCGCCGCGAGCGTCCGGCGGTTCACCGCGGCACGGGTTCCGCTGGTCGTGCGCATCGGGGCCCACGACCGGGTGGCCGTGGACGACCGGGCCCTGCCCGGTCACCGGTCGGGGACGGTCCCCGCCCGCCGTCTCATGGAGTCCGTGCGGCACCTGCGCCGGCCCGTGGAGTCCGGCGCGGGCCCGGGGCGGCTCGCGGCGGCGGCGCTGCGGGTACGGCTCCCGGGACCGGGCGCCGGGCCCGAACTGCTCCTGGTCGGCGAGTGGCGGCCCGGCGGCAGGGCTCCGGCGGCGCTGTGGCTGGCGGCCCCGGCGACCGCCTCCGCCCGCGACGTCCTGCGGTCGGCCCGGTGCGCCGGGCGGGCGGAGCTGGACGAGCGGCAGACCGGTGAACGGGTCGGCGTCCGCGACTTCGAGGGGCGGTCCTTCCGCGGCTGGCACCGCCACATGACCCTCGCCTCCGTCGCGCACGCCGTGACGGCCCTGGACGGCGCCGACGGCCCGCCCACCGGCGGCGGACTGCTCTCCGCCTGA
- a CDS encoding glycoside hydrolase family 25 protein: MLRGIDVSAYQPADYATDGHSFVFVKATEGRSYVNPRLAGQTKRGRDAGLVVGFYHFLWPGDLTAQAEHFVSRAPERSGDLLAVDWETTGEGTRASTAEKDRFLREVKELRPHHRVLLYCNRSFWLDVDTSSYAGDGLWIADYVTAGKPRVKAKWRFHQYTDEPLDTNVADFPSGDALRRWAGGG, encoded by the coding sequence ATGCTGCGCGGCATCGACGTCAGCGCCTACCAGCCCGCCGACTACGCCACCGACGGCCACTCCTTCGTCTTCGTGAAGGCGACCGAGGGCCGTTCGTACGTCAACCCCCGCCTCGCCGGCCAGACGAAGCGGGGCCGGGACGCCGGACTCGTCGTCGGCTTCTACCACTTCCTGTGGCCCGGTGACCTCACGGCCCAGGCCGAGCACTTCGTCTCCCGGGCCCCCGAGCGCTCCGGCGACCTGCTCGCCGTCGACTGGGAGACCACCGGCGAGGGCACCCGGGCGAGCACCGCCGAGAAGGACCGGTTCCTCCGCGAGGTGAAGGAGCTGCGCCCGCACCACCGGGTGCTGCTCTACTGCAACCGTTCCTTCTGGCTCGACGTCGACACCAGTTCGTACGCCGGCGACGGGCTGTGGATCGCGGACTACGTGACGGCGGGCAAACCCCGCGTCAAGGCGAAGTGGCGCTTCCACCAGTACACCGACGAGCCGTTGGACACCAACGTGGCGGACTTCCCCTCGGGGGACGCCCTGCGGAGGTGGGCCGGCGGCGGCTGA
- a CDS encoding ADP-ribosyltransferase has protein sequence MILTRLRRRVAAAVLSLSAVLATTAATSPQSAAASAPAGTTAAAPARAAAPSCPLFEDKLKAAADRGVALARITPDPVWRTACGTLYRSDSRGPAIVFEEGFHAKDVLTGQYDVEQYVLVNQPSPYVSTTYDHDLYKTWYKSGFNYYIDAPGGIDVNKTIGDTHKWADQVEVAFPGGIQRQYIIGVCPVDKQTKTEIMSECEDNPHYRPWH, from the coding sequence ATGATCCTCACTCGTCTGCGGCGCCGGGTCGCCGCCGCCGTCCTGTCGTTGTCCGCCGTCCTCGCCACCACGGCCGCCACCTCGCCCCAGAGCGCCGCCGCGTCCGCGCCCGCGGGCACCACCGCGGCGGCGCCCGCGCGGGCCGCCGCACCGAGCTGTCCCCTGTTCGAGGACAAGCTCAAGGCCGCCGCCGACCGCGGGGTCGCGCTCGCCCGCATCACGCCCGACCCGGTCTGGCGCACCGCCTGCGGCACCCTCTACCGCAGCGACAGCCGGGGCCCCGCGATCGTCTTCGAGGAGGGCTTCCACGCCAAGGACGTGCTGACCGGCCAGTACGACGTCGAGCAGTACGTCCTCGTCAACCAGCCCTCGCCGTACGTCTCGACGACCTACGACCACGACCTCTACAAGACCTGGTACAAGTCCGGCTTCAACTACTACATCGACGCGCCCGGCGGCATCGACGTCAACAAGACGATCGGTGACACCCACAAGTGGGCCGACCAGGTCGAGGTGGCCTTCCCCGGCGGTATCCAGCGCCAGTACATCATCGGCGTCTGCCCGGTCGACAAGCAGACCAAGACCGAGATCATGAGCGAGTGCGAGGACAACCCGCACTACCGTCCCTGGCACTGA
- a CDS encoding ATP-binding protein, translating to MAGLEGTGQPRGAGRAITARWTPAVEDEHGVRALETFGNPADREVRLPSLPGAAATARRMVQVVALRQWKVGPKVTEDAVLLASELVGNAVRHTGARAFGLHMRRRPGRIRVEVRDPSRGLPCLLPVQETDVSGRGLFLVDKLSDRWGADLLPRGKTTWFEIRVTDR from the coding sequence ATGGCGGGGCTGGAGGGTACGGGGCAGCCGCGGGGGGCCGGCCGTGCGATCACGGCGCGCTGGACGCCCGCGGTCGAGGACGAGCACGGGGTCAGGGCGCTGGAGACCTTCGGCAACCCGGCCGACCGCGAGGTGCGCCTGCCCTCCCTGCCCGGGGCCGCCGCCACCGCGCGGCGCATGGTCCAGGTGGTGGCCCTGCGCCAGTGGAAGGTCGGCCCCAAGGTGACCGAGGACGCCGTCCTCCTCGCCTCCGAGCTCGTCGGCAACGCCGTCCGGCACACCGGCGCCCGCGCCTTCGGCCTCCACATGCGCCGCCGCCCCGGCCGCATCCGCGTCGAGGTCCGCGACCCCTCCCGAGGACTGCCCTGCCTGCTGCCCGTCCAGGAGACGGACGTCAGCGGGCGCGGTCTCTTCCTCGTCGACAAGCTCTCCGACCGCTGGGGGGCCGACCTGTTGCCGCGCGGGAAGACCACCTGGTTCGAGATCCGCGTCACCGACCGCTGA
- a CDS encoding enoyl-CoA hydratase-related protein, which translates to MTVHLEVAEGVGTLRLDRPPMNALDAAMQDRLKELAEEVTRREDVRAVVIHGGEKVFAAGADIKEMQVMDHAAMVLRARSLQDSFTAVARIPKPVVAAVTGYALGGGCELALCADYRIAGENAKLGQPEILLGLIPGAGGTQRLSRLIGPSRAKDLIFTGRQVKADEALALGLVDRVVPAGEVHEQAHAWAARLAKGPAIALRAAKEAVDAGLETDLDTGLALERNWFAGLFATEDRERGMRSFVEEGPGKAKFL; encoded by the coding sequence ATGACCGTACATCTCGAAGTCGCGGAGGGCGTCGGCACGCTGCGCCTGGACCGTCCGCCCATGAACGCCCTGGACGCCGCCATGCAGGACCGGCTCAAGGAACTCGCCGAGGAGGTCACGCGCCGCGAGGACGTGCGCGCCGTCGTGATCCACGGCGGCGAGAAGGTGTTCGCCGCGGGCGCCGACATCAAGGAGATGCAGGTGATGGACCACGCGGCGATGGTGCTGCGGGCCCGTTCCCTGCAGGACTCCTTCACGGCGGTGGCCCGCATCCCCAAGCCGGTCGTCGCCGCCGTCACCGGCTACGCGCTCGGCGGCGGCTGCGAACTCGCCCTCTGCGCCGACTACCGCATCGCCGGGGAGAACGCCAAGCTGGGCCAGCCCGAGATCCTGCTCGGCCTGATCCCCGGCGCCGGCGGCACCCAGCGCCTGTCCCGGCTGATCGGCCCCTCCCGGGCCAAGGACCTCATCTTCACCGGCCGCCAGGTCAAGGCCGACGAGGCCCTGGCCCTCGGCCTGGTCGACCGGGTCGTCCCGGCCGGCGAGGTTCACGAACAGGCCCACGCCTGGGCGGCCCGGCTCGCGAAGGGGCCCGCGATCGCGCTGCGCGCGGCGAAGGAGGCCGTCGACGCCGGACTGGAGACCGACCTCGACACCGGGCTCGCCCTGGAGCGGAACTGGTTCGCGGGCCTGTTCGCCACCGAGGACCGCGAGCGGGGCATGCGCAGCTTCGTCGAGGAGGGGCCCGGGAAGGCCAAGTTCCTCTGA
- a CDS encoding Ig-like domain-containing protein: MNVRPISGQSTSGIRGGRGRRLQALALGALLLTVTACGGGGAGGAGKERADATAAQSTQSEAVVTIAPQDGAKAVDTSGVLRVGAAKGKLTEVVVEDGDGKRVEGAISGDGATWTPSTHLAAKTGYTVRAVAKDAAGRAATETSRFTTLTPKATFLGTFTPEDGSTVGVGMPFSVRFDRGITDPAAVEKAITVTTEPAVEVAGHWFGNDRLDFRPEKYWKAGTKVTVGLDLDGVEGREGVYGKQSKTVSFTIGRDQVSVVDAREHTMEVTREGKVVRTIPITAGAPGTATWNGQMVVTEKFKVTRMNGETVGFGGEYDIHDVPHAMRLSTSGTFIHGNYWGGDAFGNRNSSHGCVGLRDVRGGWDKKTPAAWFYENSMVGDVVVVKNSKDATIAPDNGLNGWNMSWQEWKS, translated from the coding sequence GTGAACGTGCGTCCGATATCCGGGCAGTCGACGTCCGGTATACGGGGCGGGCGCGGGAGGCGACTGCAGGCACTGGCGCTGGGGGCGCTGCTGCTGACCGTGACCGCGTGCGGAGGGGGCGGCGCCGGGGGCGCGGGCAAGGAACGGGCGGACGCCACCGCCGCCCAGAGCACCCAGTCCGAGGCGGTCGTGACCATCGCGCCCCAGGACGGCGCCAAGGCCGTCGACACCAGCGGGGTGCTGCGGGTCGGGGCCGCCAAGGGCAAGCTGACCGAGGTCGTCGTCGAGGACGGCGACGGCAAGCGCGTCGAGGGCGCGATATCCGGGGACGGCGCCACCTGGACGCCGTCCACCCACCTGGCGGCCAAGACCGGCTACACCGTCCGCGCCGTCGCGAAGGACGCGGCCGGCCGCGCCGCCACCGAGACCTCCCGCTTCACCACCCTGACGCCCAAGGCGACCTTCCTCGGCACCTTCACCCCCGAGGACGGCAGCACCGTCGGCGTCGGGATGCCGTTCTCGGTCCGCTTCGACCGGGGCATCACCGACCCCGCCGCCGTCGAGAAGGCCATCACCGTCACCACCGAACCGGCCGTCGAGGTCGCCGGCCACTGGTTCGGCAACGACCGCCTCGACTTCCGCCCCGAGAAGTACTGGAAGGCCGGCACCAAGGTCACCGTCGGCCTCGACCTCGACGGCGTCGAGGGCCGCGAGGGCGTCTACGGCAAGCAGTCCAAGACCGTCTCCTTCACCATCGGCCGCGACCAGGTCTCCGTCGTCGACGCGCGCGAGCACACCATGGAGGTCACCCGGGAGGGCAAGGTCGTCCGCACCATCCCGATCACCGCGGGCGCCCCCGGCACCGCCACCTGGAACGGCCAGATGGTCGTCACCGAGAAGTTCAAGGTGACCCGGATGAACGGCGAGACGGTCGGCTTCGGCGGCGAGTACGACATCCACGACGTGCCGCACGCCATGCGCCTGTCCACCTCCGGCACCTTCATCCACGGCAACTACTGGGGCGGCGACGCCTTCGGCAACCGCAACTCCAGTCACGGCTGCGTCGGCCTGCGCGACGTGCGCGGCGGCTGGGACAAGAAGACGCCGGCCGCCTGGTTCTACGAGAACTCGATGGTGGGCGACGTGGTCGTCGTCAAGAACTCCAAGGACGCCACCATCGCCCCGGACAACGGCCTCAACGGCTGGAACATGTCCTGGCAGGAGTGGAAGTCCTGA